The proteins below come from a single Geobacillus thermoleovorans genomic window:
- a CDS encoding ferredoxin, with product MPKYTIVDKETCIACGACGAAAPDIYDYDEDGIAYVTLDDNQGIVEVPEILIDDMMDAFEGCPTESIKVADEPFDGDPNKFD from the coding sequence ATGCCAAAGTATACGATTGTGGATAAAGAGACTTGCATCGCCTGCGGAGCTTGCGGCGCCGCCGCTCCCGACATTTACGACTACGACGAGGACGGCATTGCCTACGTCACCCTTGATGACAACCAAGGCATCGTCGAAGTGCCGGAGATTTTGATTGACGATATGATGGACGCCTTCGAAGGCTGTCCGACTGAATCGATCAAAGTTGCTGACGAGCCGTTTGACGGCGATCCGAATAAATTCGACTGA
- the serA gene encoding phosphoglycerate dehydrogenase: protein MFRVLVSDAISEEGLAPLCASAQIDIVQKKTTEAEEELHTFDALLVRSATKVTEELLEKMPNLKIIGRAGVGVDNIDVDAATKRGIVVINAPNGNTISAAEHTFAMMAALVRRIPQAHISVKSREWNRSAFVGNELFGKKLGIIGFGRIGSEVAKRARAFGMSVHVYDPFLTKERAEKLGVSIHSLDEVLAVADIITVHTPLTKETRGLLGTENLAKTKKGVYLINCARGGIIDEQALIPFLESGHVAGVALDVFEQEPPGDHPLLAFDNVIVTPHLGASTVEAQLNVATQVAEELLHFFEGRPVTSSINLPALSKDVYEKIQAFYHLGRKLGLIASQFMNIPVQELSVTYAGTVADLETTYITRSLLAGFLRPRVASTVNEVNAAMVAKERGITYGEKFSDETHGYANCISLTVHGENKTFTIKGTHVPNYGDRIVHFDGVAIDFAPEGHLLYIQHQDRPGMIGKVGNVLGAHDVNIATMQVGRQEAGGKAMMILSLDKPVDDEVLQALAQIDDIETVKRLEA, encoded by the coding sequence GTGTTTCGCGTACTCGTTTCCGACGCCATCAGTGAAGAAGGTTTGGCGCCGCTCTGCGCATCGGCGCAGATCGACATCGTGCAAAAGAAAACAACCGAAGCGGAAGAGGAATTGCACACCTTTGACGCTTTGCTCGTGCGCAGCGCCACCAAAGTGACGGAAGAACTATTGGAAAAAATGCCGAACTTAAAAATTATCGGCCGCGCCGGGGTGGGCGTCGACAACATTGATGTCGATGCAGCGACGAAACGCGGCATCGTCGTCATTAACGCGCCAAACGGCAATACGATTTCGGCCGCTGAGCATACCTTTGCCATGATGGCCGCCCTCGTCCGACGCATCCCGCAGGCGCACATTTCCGTCAAATCGAGGGAGTGGAACCGCTCGGCGTTTGTCGGCAACGAGCTGTTTGGCAAAAAATTGGGCATCATCGGCTTCGGCCGCATCGGCTCGGAAGTCGCCAAACGGGCGCGCGCCTTTGGCATGAGCGTGCACGTGTACGACCCATTTTTAACGAAAGAACGCGCCGAAAAACTCGGCGTCTCGATTCACTCGCTTGACGAAGTGCTGGCCGTGGCTGACATCATCACCGTTCATACGCCGCTCACGAAAGAAACGCGCGGGTTGCTTGGCACGGAAAACTTGGCGAAAACGAAAAAGGGCGTCTATTTGATCAACTGCGCCCGCGGCGGCATCATCGACGAACAGGCGCTCATCCCGTTCTTGGAAAGCGGGCATGTCGCCGGCGTCGCCCTCGACGTCTTTGAACAAGAGCCGCCAGGGGATCATCCGCTTTTAGCGTTTGACAATGTGATCGTTACGCCGCATTTAGGGGCGTCGACCGTCGAAGCGCAGCTGAACGTCGCCACCCAAGTCGCGGAAGAGCTGCTCCACTTTTTTGAAGGGCGGCCCGTCACCTCATCGATCAACTTGCCGGCGTTGTCGAAAGACGTCTATGAAAAAATTCAAGCATTCTATCATTTAGGCCGGAAGCTCGGCTTGATTGCATCGCAGTTTATGAACATCCCGGTGCAAGAGCTGTCGGTCACCTACGCCGGCACGGTCGCTGATCTGGAGACGACGTACATCACCCGCAGCCTGCTCGCCGGCTTCCTGCGGCCGCGCGTCGCCTCAACCGTCAACGAGGTGAACGCCGCCATGGTCGCCAAAGAGCGCGGCATCACATACGGCGAAAAATTTTCCGATGAAACGCACGGCTATGCGAACTGCATTTCGCTCACCGTCCATGGCGAAAACAAAACGTTCACCATCAAAGGGACGCACGTGCCGAACTACGGCGACCGCATCGTCCATTTTGACGGCGTCGCCATCGACTTTGCCCCGGAAGGCCATCTCCTGTATATCCAGCACCAAGACCGGCCGGGGATGATCGGCAAAGTCGGGAACGTGCTTGGGGCGCACGATGTCAACATCGCCACCATGCAAGTCGGCCGCCAAGAAGCGGGGGGCAAGGCGATGATGATCTTATCGCTTGACAAACCGGTTGATGATGAGGTATTGCAGGCGTTGGCGCAAATTGATGACATCGAAACGGTGAAGCGGCTCGAAGCGTAA
- a CDS encoding RNA-guided endonuclease TnpB family protein, giving the protein MPTITLRLELHNPTKVKQEMYERMTEVNTEFANWLLDHPELNQATSKIFKAFSSQRFPSAVVNQTIREVKSQKKNQKTKKFRTLWCCFNNQNVKVEKKGEFYTVSFPTLEKRVGVPVVTRPYQEAWLNRLLNGTAKQGAAKLYKKRKKWYLAVAITVEVQQREETKVMGVDLGLRYIAVASVGTKSLFFKGNQCAFVRRRYAALRRRLGKAKKLHMIRKIGRKESRWMKDQNHKISRQIVNFALANGVGVIRMEELTGIRKRATSAKEAGRSLHAWAFHQLQTMIAYKAEMAGIRVEWVKPTYTSQACRCGHREKANRNGIRFRCQKCGYTLHADLNGAINIAKAISGFAA; this is encoded by the coding sequence ATGCCGACGATCACACTAAGGCTGGAACTGCACAACCCAACGAAAGTCAAACAGGAAATGTATGAACGGATGACAGAAGTGAACACAGAGTTTGCGAATTGGCTGTTGGATCATCCAGAACTGAATCAAGCGACGAGTAAAATTTTTAAAGCGTTTTCGTCACAACGATTTCCTTCCGCCGTCGTGAATCAAACGATTCGAGAAGTGAAGTCCCAAAAGAAAAACCAGAAAACAAAGAAGTTTCGAACATTATGGTGTTGCTTTAACAATCAAAACGTGAAGGTGGAAAAGAAAGGAGAGTTCTACACCGTTTCATTCCCAACATTAGAGAAGCGAGTCGGTGTGCCGGTGGTCACGCGTCCCTATCAAGAAGCATGGCTGAATCGGCTGCTTAACGGAACCGCCAAACAAGGGGCAGCCAAGCTCTACAAAAAGAGAAAGAAATGGTACTTGGCTGTTGCGATCACAGTTGAAGTCCAACAACGGGAAGAAACGAAGGTAATGGGCGTTGATTTGGGACTTCGTTATATCGCCGTTGCCAGCGTGGGAACGAAATCACTGTTTTTCAAAGGGAACCAATGCGCCTTTGTACGCCGACGATATGCGGCTTTGCGAAGGAGATTAGGAAAAGCCAAGAAGCTCCATATGATTCGCAAAATCGGCCGTAAAGAGTCCCGCTGGATGAAGGATCAAAATCACAAAATCAGCCGTCAAATCGTGAATTTTGCGCTCGCCAACGGTGTTGGCGTGATTCGGATGGAAGAGTTGACGGGGATTCGGAAACGAGCAACTTCCGCAAAAGAAGCGGGGCGAAGCCTTCATGCTTGGGCGTTTCATCAACTGCAAACGATGATCGCCTATAAAGCGGAAATGGCGGGCATTCGGGTGGAGTGGGTGAAGCCGACCTACACGAGCCAAGCATGCCGATGCGGGCATCGAGAGAAAGCAAATCGAAACGGCATCCGCTTCCGATGCCAAAAGTGCGGATACACCCTCCACGCCGACTTGAATGGCGCCATCAACATCGCCAAAGCGATTTCGGGCTTCGCCGCCTAA
- a CDS encoding RecQ family ATP-dependent DNA helicase yields MDELTKTLRMKFGHASFRPGQREVAEDVLAGRDVLAMLPTGSGKSLCYQLPAYLLQGSVLIVSPLVSLMEDQVEQLRRRGEKRVIAFHSLLDAEEKWQALASLAEFRFIYASPEMLQSAKFLTALRRVCISLFVVDEAHCISQWGYDFRPDFLKLGEIRRALGAPPCLALTATAPPEVQEDIIRTLGMDGARRHIHSVDRPNIALCVEHCSSTEDKAARLADYAKRLEGPGIIYFSSRQWAEEMARRLEQCGAGRVAYYHAGMDGEQRLLVQQQFVYGQLDIVCCTSAFGMGVNKENVRFVLHFHMPAQLEAYVQEIGRAGRDGAPSLAVLFYADGDRAMAQAVAEAELLSPRELREWCWRLPEGAGWEAAMATLEAAGFTDVQKRLLAYFLEREQRAMPGWLTAEAKERLYGRMAAAIEARRRWKRKKLQEMDEWVHLSSCRRQALVRAFGEELTDQQNVCCDRCGLSLDGYERAVRRPEEAPVRHWREELWDMLFGGGADE; encoded by the coding sequence TTGGACGAGTTGACGAAAACGCTGCGCATGAAGTTCGGACATGCTTCATTCCGCCCGGGTCAGCGGGAAGTGGCGGAAGATGTGCTTGCTGGGCGCGACGTGCTGGCGATGCTGCCGACCGGAAGCGGCAAGTCGCTTTGCTATCAGCTGCCAGCGTATTTGCTTCAAGGCAGTGTGCTGATCGTTTCGCCGCTTGTGTCGCTCATGGAGGACCAAGTCGAGCAGTTGCGCCGGCGCGGGGAAAAGCGAGTGATTGCTTTTCACAGCCTGCTTGATGCCGAAGAAAAATGGCAGGCGCTCGCTTCGCTTGCGGAGTTTCGCTTTATTTACGCGTCGCCGGAGATGCTGCAGTCGGCAAAATTTTTAACGGCGCTTCGGCGCGTATGCATTTCGCTTTTTGTCGTCGATGAAGCGCACTGCATTTCTCAATGGGGATATGACTTTCGCCCGGACTTTTTAAAGCTTGGGGAGATCCGGCGCGCGCTCGGGGCCCCGCCGTGTTTGGCGTTGACGGCGACGGCGCCGCCCGAGGTGCAGGAGGATATTATTCGCACGCTCGGGATGGATGGCGCCCGCCGCCATATTCATTCCGTCGATCGCCCGAACATCGCCTTGTGCGTGGAGCATTGTTCATCAACGGAGGACAAAGCGGCGCGCTTGGCCGATTATGCCAAGCGTCTCGAAGGCCCGGGAATCATTTATTTTTCGAGCCGTCAATGGGCGGAAGAGATGGCGCGCCGGCTCGAACAGTGCGGCGCGGGGCGGGTCGCCTATTACCATGCCGGCATGGACGGGGAGCAACGGCTGCTCGTGCAGCAGCAATTTGTCTACGGTCAGCTTGACATCGTATGTTGTACAAGCGCATTCGGCATGGGCGTGAACAAAGAAAACGTCCGATTTGTGCTTCATTTTCATATGCCGGCCCAGCTCGAGGCGTACGTGCAGGAAATCGGGCGCGCGGGGCGCGACGGAGCGCCAAGCCTTGCTGTGTTATTTTATGCGGACGGCGACCGGGCCATGGCCCAGGCGGTGGCGGAGGCCGAGCTGTTAAGTCCGCGCGAGCTGCGTGAGTGGTGTTGGCGGCTGCCGGAAGGAGCCGGATGGGAAGCGGCGATGGCGACGCTCGAGGCTGCCGGATTCACCGACGTACAAAAGCGGCTGTTGGCGTATTTTTTAGAACGGGAACAACGGGCGATGCCTGGTTGGCTGACAGCGGAGGCGAAAGAGCGGCTGTACGGCAGGATGGCAGCCGCCATCGAGGCGCGGCGGCGCTGGAAGCGGAAAAAACTGCAGGAAATGGATGAATGGGTGCACTTGTCTTCGTGCCGGCGTCAAGCGCTTGTCCGCGCGTTTGGCGAGGAGCTGACGGATCAGCAGAATGTCTGCTGCGATCGCTGCGGGCTTTCGCTTGACGGCTATGAACGAGCCGTCCGCCGTCCGGAGGAGGCGCCGGTTCGCCATTGGCGCGAGGAGTTGTGGGACATGCTTTTTGGCGGGGGGGCGGACGAATGA
- a CDS encoding histidinol-phosphatase, with protein sequence MLTDYHNHLERGALTLDYLRQFTDAAVKKGIQHFGISEHAYHFYQTKNILSNPWVDARRCYDMDDYVRLFHEAWDAGLDVKMSIEMDYTPGKHEEMAAFIRSYEFDYVIGSIHWVDDFGIDLAEYRHEWERRDLYDTYRKYFDQVVTLAESNLFDIIGHLDLVKIFKYVPEDEEFLLEQYDRATTALANSKTCVEISTAGLRKPVGELYPDPRLLQMCYDKGIPIVLSSDAHVPEHVGADFDKAVELARSVGYTELMTFSKGERKAVPLG encoded by the coding sequence ATGTTGACCGATTATCATAACCATTTGGAACGAGGGGCGTTGACGCTTGATTATTTGCGCCAGTTCACGGATGCAGCGGTCAAAAAAGGCATCCAGCATTTCGGCATTTCCGAGCACGCGTACCATTTTTACCAAACGAAAAACATTTTGTCCAACCCGTGGGTCGACGCGCGCCGCTGCTACGATATGGACGATTATGTCCGGCTGTTCCACGAAGCGTGGGATGCGGGCCTCGATGTGAAAATGTCGATCGAAATGGATTATACGCCGGGCAAACACGAGGAAATGGCCGCCTTTATCCGCTCATACGAGTTTGACTATGTCATCGGTTCGATCCATTGGGTCGACGATTTCGGCATCGACTTAGCCGAATATCGCCACGAGTGGGAACGGCGCGATTTGTACGATACATACCGCAAATATTTCGATCAAGTCGTGACGCTCGCCGAGTCGAATTTGTTTGACATTATCGGCCACCTCGATTTGGTGAAAATTTTTAAATACGTCCCGGAAGATGAGGAATTTTTGCTTGAACAATACGACCGGGCGACAACAGCGCTCGCCAATTCGAAAACGTGCGTCGAAATCAGCACCGCCGGGCTGCGCAAGCCGGTTGGCGAACTGTATCCGGATCCGCGCCTGCTCCAAATGTGCTATGACAAAGGCATTCCGATTGTGTTGTCGTCCGACGCGCACGTGCCTGAGCATGTCGGCGCCGATTTTGACAAGGCGGTGGAACTCGCCCGCAGTGTCGGCTACACCGAGCTGATGACGTTCTCGAAAGGCGAGCGGAAGGCGGTGCCGCTCGGCTGA
- a CDS encoding ECF transporter S component, which produces MNRRLAWTAVCLALSAIGSFIKLPTFVGSIALDSAPALVAAGVLGPRAGAAVAGLGHLVSALIGGFPLGPVHWFVALEMAGLGALFAVLHRRGWKIGSAVVFFIGNAFLAPLPLAVSFGWPFVFAVIPPLSAAAAVNVLIALAVMPVVVRLAAKAGVEAPHA; this is translated from the coding sequence ATGAACCGCCGCTTGGCTTGGACGGCCGTTTGTTTGGCGCTTTCGGCGATCGGATCGTTCATCAAGCTGCCGACGTTTGTCGGCAGCATCGCTTTGGACAGCGCACCGGCGCTTGTCGCCGCCGGGGTTCTTGGCCCGCGCGCCGGAGCGGCGGTCGCTGGGCTTGGGCATTTGGTTTCGGCGTTGATCGGCGGTTTTCCGCTCGGCCCAGTTCATTGGTTTGTCGCTCTTGAAATGGCGGGGCTTGGCGCCCTGTTCGCCGTGCTGCATCGGCGGGGATGGAAAATCGGCAGCGCTGTCGTCTTTTTCATCGGCAATGCGTTTTTGGCGCCGTTGCCGCTTGCCGTTTCGTTCGGCTGGCCGTTTGTTTTTGCCGTCATTCCGCCGCTTTCGGCAGCCGCGGCGGTCAACGTGTTGATCGCTTTGGCCGTCATGCCGGTTGTCGTCCGGTTGGCGGCGAAAGCGGGGGTGGAGGCGCCGCATGCGTGA
- a CDS encoding AIR synthase related protein, with protein MRDVLFLPFADGMELAVAADGSAAVGDKPGDVVSVPVDVVAYFSARVALMELLSVGAEARVVVLQNFIADDRWEALCRGVRRTCRELGIDLPITGSTESNFPTVQSALGVTAIGTVANERKRIGITPEEAKFAVIGRPLVGSAVLSHPEWVAPLPLFAALLRTPYIYELIPIGSKGIYYEWTQLLAANGRQGRACACPLPLFSSGGPATSVLVSYDPDGEREIKKQAGSLFFPLHVEW; from the coding sequence ATGCGTGATGTGCTTTTCCTTCCGTTTGCCGACGGCATGGAGCTCGCCGTTGCGGCCGACGGTTCGGCGGCGGTCGGGGACAAGCCGGGTGATGTGGTGTCCGTCCCGGTGGATGTTGTTGCGTATTTTTCCGCCCGCGTTGCCTTGATGGAGCTGTTGAGCGTCGGAGCGGAAGCGAGGGTCGTCGTGCTGCAAAACTTCATCGCTGATGACCGGTGGGAAGCTCTTTGCCGCGGTGTCAGGAGAACGTGCCGCGAGCTGGGGATCGATCTCCCGATCACCGGCAGCACGGAATCGAATTTTCCCACCGTGCAGTCGGCGCTTGGAGTGACGGCCATCGGGACGGTGGCCAACGAACGGAAACGAATCGGCATCACGCCCGAAGAGGCGAAGTTTGCCGTCATCGGCCGTCCTCTCGTCGGCTCGGCCGTGCTTTCGCATCCGGAATGGGTTGCGCCGCTTCCGCTGTTTGCCGCGCTTCTCCGCACACCATACATTTACGAATTGATTCCCATCGGCTCGAAAGGTATTTATTACGAATGGACACAGCTGTTAGCCGCTAACGGCCGCCAAGGGCGGGCCTGCGCATGCCCGCTTCCGCTCTTTTCCTCCGGCGGCCCGGCGACGTCGGTGCTTGTCAGTTATGATCCAGATGGCGAACGTGAAATCAAAAAGCAAGCCGGCTCTCTCTTTTTTCCACTGCACGTCGAGTGGTAA
- a CDS encoding inorganic diphosphatase gives MAFENKIVEAFIEIPTGSQNKYEFDKERGIFKLDRVLYSPMFYPAEYGYLQNTLALDGDPLDILVITTNPTFPGCVIDTRVIGYLNMVDSGEEDAKLIGVPVEDPRFDEVRSIEDLPQHKLKEIAHFFERYKDLQGKRTEIGTWEGPEAAAKLIDECIARYNEQKNK, from the coding sequence ATGGCATTCGAAAATAAAATTGTCGAAGCGTTTATCGAAATTCCAACCGGGAGCCAAAACAAATACGAATTCGACAAAGAACGGGGCATTTTCAAGCTCGACCGCGTCCTATATTCACCGATGTTTTATCCGGCTGAATACGGCTATTTGCAAAATACGTTGGCGCTGGATGGCGACCCGCTCGACATTTTGGTCATCACGACAAACCCGACGTTCCCGGGCTGCGTCATCGACACGCGCGTCATCGGCTATTTGAACATGGTCGACAGCGGCGAAGAAGATGCGAAATTGATCGGCGTTCCGGTCGAAGATCCGCGCTTTGACGAAGTGAGATCGATTGAAGACCTCCCGCAGCACAAACTGAAAGAAATCGCCCACTTCTTTGAACGCTACAAAGACTTGCAAGGGAAACGGACGGAAATCGGCACATGGGAGGGGCCGGAAGCAGCCGCCAAATTGATCGACGAATGCATCGCCCGCTACAACGAACAGAAAAACAAGTAA
- a CDS encoding GerMN domain-containing protein codes for MKKLNWNERCIEHGLEQLPVIKDRRTKEEVYVRLVRAQRMARWKRRWLPAVASAAVLALAVYAGPHFIVPTRSDKNEASSSPVQTLEADGASSHPKAMMAASEPANAVVIALPDERIGQVVPVVVPLPGRFAPKERLSAALGELARSPLREASAWLDGVKMAPAAGDGRVWVVRVPASHRVFAASHEEQRLFFDAVMETVRQMGGRSIRFFTGEEEGLDLPVLGRLKTTKINEQKRMYYQNRSSSFGYPVLIPALGSARSFPEALQQMKKSTIHGLEPAIPPGVEVDSVDVDARHATVRLHLSARPSAEEAASMAEAVLLTAKEFGLLDVTFESSGLSTLGPYPLGKPINVPAGPNAALLATGP; via the coding sequence GTGAAAAAGCTCAATTGGAATGAGCGATGCATTGAACATGGCCTTGAACAGTTGCCCGTCATCAAAGACCGGCGCACGAAAGAAGAAGTGTATGTCCGGCTGGTGCGCGCTCAGCGGATGGCGCGCTGGAAGCGGCGTTGGCTCCCAGCGGTTGCATCGGCGGCCGTGCTTGCATTGGCGGTTTATGCCGGTCCGCATTTTATCGTTCCAACACGTTCGGACAAAAACGAGGCTTCCTCATCCCCTGTTCAGACGCTAGAGGCGGATGGCGCTTCCTCTCACCCAAAAGCGATGATGGCCGCCAGCGAACCGGCGAATGCAGTGGTGATTGCCTTGCCCGATGAGCGAATCGGCCAAGTGGTGCCAGTGGTTGTTCCCCTTCCTGGCCGTTTTGCGCCGAAAGAACGGCTGTCCGCGGCGCTCGGTGAGCTTGCCCGTTCCCCGTTGCGTGAGGCGTCCGCGTGGCTCGACGGTGTGAAGATGGCCCCGGCGGCAGGCGATGGGCGCGTATGGGTTGTTCGCGTTCCAGCGAGCCATCGCGTGTTTGCCGCCAGCCATGAGGAACAGCGCCTCTTTTTCGACGCGGTCATGGAAACAGTGCGGCAGATGGGCGGGCGAAGCATCCGCTTTTTCACTGGGGAGGAGGAGGGGCTCGATTTGCCAGTGTTGGGTCGTCTAAAAACGACAAAAATCAATGAGCAGAAGCGAATGTATTATCAAAACCGCTCCTCCTCCTTCGGCTATCCGGTGCTCATCCCGGCGCTAGGCAGCGCCCGCTCGTTTCCTGAGGCGCTGCAGCAGATGAAAAAATCGACGATCCACGGGCTTGAGCCGGCCATTCCACCAGGGGTGGAAGTTGATTCGGTCGATGTCGATGCGCGCCATGCTACGGTCCGGCTTCATTTGTCCGCTCGACCAAGCGCGGAAGAAGCGGCGAGCATGGCGGAGGCCGTGCTGCTGACGGCGAAAGAGTTTGGGCTGCTTGACGTCACATTCGAATCGAGCGGGTTATCGACTCTTGGCCCGTATCCGCTTGGGAAGCCGATCAACGTGCCGGCCGGACCGAACGCCGCGTTGCTGGCAACCGGCCCGTAG
- the sigX gene encoding RNA polymerase sigma factor SigX — MDPVFEQLYEKYHHDLFNFLFYMVRNREQAEDLVQEVYVRVLRSYKRFKGQCSEKTWLLSIARHVAIDFFRKQKRRRQWAGSAEWSEEQIGADEPIPEEMAIQKEEIQLMYRGLARCTVDQRLVLVLRFIQSLSIAETAEALGWTESKVKTTQHRALKALKQYMEEEAKQEGWRCEKAQLE; from the coding sequence ATGGACCCCGTCTTTGAACAGTTGTATGAAAAGTACCATCATGATTTGTTTAATTTTTTATTCTACATGGTGCGGAATCGAGAGCAGGCCGAAGATTTGGTTCAGGAAGTGTACGTCAGAGTGCTGCGCTCATACAAACGATTTAAAGGGCAGTGCAGCGAAAAAACGTGGCTGCTGTCCATTGCGCGCCATGTGGCCATTGATTTTTTTCGCAAGCAAAAACGCCGACGCCAATGGGCTGGTTCGGCGGAATGGAGCGAGGAACAAATCGGCGCCGACGAGCCGATTCCTGAGGAAATGGCGATTCAAAAAGAGGAAATTCAGCTTATGTACCGTGGTTTGGCGCGCTGCACGGTTGATCAGCGGCTTGTGCTCGTCCTTCGATTCATCCAGTCGCTGTCGATCGCGGAAACGGCGGAAGCGCTCGGCTGGACGGAAAGTAAAGTGAAAACAACGCAGCACCGCGCACTAAAGGCGCTCAAGCAATATATGGAGGAAGAGGCAAAACAGGAGGGGTGGCGGTGTGAAAAAGCTCAATTGGAATGA
- a CDS encoding helix-turn-helix domain-containing protein gives MRHGYASFLLAHCLRRFNGERTLAAVYHLFSGKKSAQTLQDSKWFQLEPLFGTWKNVTLAALEEAAMALVEQRLALSAKQRTYTLTAAGEEWLAEQAALFPRHLNGWRYHEAEPLFWQRLSLIGQTLSNLVYGRRFAPICRDERTLQWVKQYLLAKGSRQMLAETLYQELIRLLEAVSEEAAVIFTLRLTSAVRIGWTMEQIAAYLQKDALYVQFQFRNVLHYIMAEAEAGRVPMMAELMSGLAPAVLTQSAQKTYEWLRKGKTIEDISNLRRLKRSTIEDHVVEIAANVSGFSIAPFVDDEKAAAIRAAAQALRTRKLKEIREALDGKVSYFEIRLVLAKEVGRWTS, from the coding sequence ATGCGGCATGGCTATGCCTCATTTTTGCTCGCCCATTGCTTGCGCCGCTTCAACGGCGAACGGACGCTGGCGGCGGTGTATCATTTATTTTCGGGAAAAAAATCGGCGCAGACGCTCCAAGACAGCAAATGGTTTCAGCTTGAGCCGCTGTTTGGCACATGGAAGAATGTGACGCTGGCGGCGCTCGAGGAAGCGGCAATGGCGCTTGTCGAACAGCGACTCGCTTTATCCGCGAAACAGCGGACATACACGTTGACCGCGGCAGGGGAAGAATGGCTTGCCGAGCAAGCAGCGCTTTTCCCCCGCCATCTGAACGGCTGGCGCTATCATGAGGCGGAACCGCTGTTTTGGCAGCGTCTTTCCTTGATCGGGCAGACATTGTCAAACCTCGTCTATGGGCGGCGTTTTGCACCGATTTGCCGCGACGAGCGGACGCTTCAATGGGTGAAGCAATATTTGCTTGCAAAAGGATCGCGCCAAATGTTGGCCGAGACGCTGTATCAAGAGCTCATCCGGCTGCTTGAAGCGGTTTCGGAGGAGGCGGCGGTGATCTTTACGCTGCGTTTGACGAGCGCGGTCCGCATCGGCTGGACGATGGAGCAAATCGCGGCCTATTTGCAAAAGGACGCGCTCTACGTGCAGTTTCAATTCCGCAACGTGCTTCATTACATCATGGCGGAAGCTGAGGCTGGACGCGTTCCGATGATGGCCGAATTGATGAGCGGACTGGCGCCGGCGGTGCTGACACAATCGGCGCAAAAAACGTACGAATGGCTGCGGAAAGGAAAAACGATAGAAGATATTTCCAATCTTCGCCGCTTGAAGCGAAGCACGATTGAGGATCACGTTGTCGAAATCGCTGCCAATGTGTCCGGTTTTTCGATCGCCCCGTTTGTCGACGATGAAAAGGCGGCGGCCATTCGAGCGGCGGCGCAGGCGCTTAGGACGAGGAAATTGAAAGAGATTCGCGAGGCGCTTGATGGCAAAGTCAGCTATTTCGAAATTCGGCTCGTGTTGGCAAAGGAAGTGGGACGTTGGACGAGTTGA